A stretch of the Aphis gossypii isolate Hap1 chromosome 2, ASM2018417v2, whole genome shotgun sequence genome encodes the following:
- the LOC114130886 gene encoding retinal rod rhodopsin-sensitive cGMP 3',5'-cyclic phosphodiesterase subunit delta — protein sequence MGPKPEDILSGFQVNWMNLRDADTGVVLWQGTEDLSLPDKEHEAKVPKKILKCRAVSREINFSSVEPMEKLRLQQKVLFKGRCLEEWYFEFGFVIPNSTNTWQSLIEAAPESQMMPANVLNGNIVIETNFYDDDLLISSSKVRLYYV from the exons atgggaCCAAAACCTGAGGATATTTTAAGTGGATTCCAAGT TAATTGGATGAATTTAAGAGATGCTGATACGGGAGTTGTATTGTGGCAAGGCACCGAGGATCT atcATTACCTGACAAAGAACATGAAGCTAAAGtaccgaaaaaaatattgaagtgtaGAGCAGTATCTAGGGagataaatttttcttctgtAGAACCTATGGAAAAACTGAGGTTACAACAAAAAGTGCTGTTTAAG GGCCGTTGTCTTGAGGAATGGTATTTTGAATTTGGGTTTGTTATCCCCAACTCAACTAACACTTGGCAGTCACTTATTGAAGCAGCACCAGAATCACAAATGATGCCTGCAAATGTTCTAAA tggtaatattgtgatagaaacaaatttttatgatgatGATTTACTGATATCATCATCAAAAGTCCGGCTGTACTATGTTTAA